In Candidatus Electrothrix scaldis, the genomic window ATCAGCTTGTTGTTATATCCTCGGAGGTCACTCTTCGCCTCACTTTGCGGGGCAGCATCTATTGAGACAACCTCTTCTTCTGCAGCCTGGGCAGGTTGTTCTGTTTCCTCTGTTTCTTTTTCAATGTCTTCAATATGACGCTGTTCAACAATTTTGATAAGCTCTTCCAAGCCGCTTGTTGTAGCATGGGCAGGGAGGGCACCGAATTCGATAATGGGTGTTGACCATTTTTGAGACAGCAGCGAACAACCGGCTAAGGCAACAGTTCCTGTGGCTATTTTTCGGATAGCAGTCCTGCGGCTTTGATTTATCTCTTCCTGATGAGTGTCGGTGTGGTTATTTCTTTGCATTTTTAAAGCACTGGGGTATGAGGTTTCTGCTTGAATAATGGACTTGCCCGCCCCGGTTTCACCAGTAAAGGCGACCAGGCCGGGGCCGGTTTCGGAGAAATCCAGCTCCAGCCTGTTGATCAGGGCCAGATTGTTGACACGTACTTCTTGAAGCATGGTGTTATATGGTATGCGTAGCGTGGCGGTCGCAGGTTGTACTGTTTTGTATTTTATGGTACCTCTTTTTGTCAAGAATCCCTGAAACAGGAGAGTATCGGGAGCCAAGAATACTCCAAATTTTCCAATACGCAAGCAATTGATGTACAGAGAAAGAGTGTTTCCGCGTATTTGTTTTTTCGGCAGGTGCTGCCATTTATGGGAACAAGCTTACAACCCCCGAAGTATCATTTCGCTCGACAGGTTAATGCGCAAGGACTATATCCTTGTCAAGTCTTGTGACTTTTTTTGGCTTCTTCTCTGGTAAACCGGAATATTCTGAGCCGAAGGAGAGAGGGTTCCGGCATATCAGCATGCAATTATCTTTACACTGCTATTTTAACGGATAAGTACAACAGCAAAATCAAAAAAGGAGGTATAGCATGGCGAGTTCTATCACCGGCTCTGTAGGACAGGGGGGCATAAACCGTGCCGAAGATGTACGAACGGTTCAAGAGTTGTTCAATAAGATATTATCCGCACCATTGCCGCTCAGCGATCAGGTCTCGGATGAACTGATTCAAGCTATTACCAATTTTCAGAAAGCCTTTCTCTCTCGTCCCGACGGCAGGATTGATGTGAACGGCAGAACATGGCGGGAACTCACTGCGGCAGCGGAAAAGCCGGAAAGAGAAGAAATCAGCGGTTCCGTTGGGCAGGGCGGTCAGAACAGTCCGCAGGATGTGCAGGTAGTCTATGCCCTGTTCAATAAGATTCTTTCACGACCGCTGGCATTCAGCGATCAGGTCTCGGATGAACTGATTCAGGCTATCCGGGATTTGCAAAAAAACTTCATGTCTCATCCTGATGGCAGGATTGATGTGGGCGGCAGAACATGGCGGCGGCTGACAACCCCGGCAGGGGGCATCGGTAAAGCCGTCATTCTTTCCTTTGATGATGGCCCGGCCCCGACCAGTGCCCTGCACTCCATTCTGGACACTCTGGATCGCCACAACATCAAGGCGGAATTTTATGTTCTTGGGCAGGAGGTGGACAGTAATCCGTCAGCGGTGAAAGAAATCGCGAACCGGGGGCACAAGGTGCAGAATCACTCCTATACGCATCCGAATCTGGCTGGCCTGTCCAAATCAGCAGTGCGGA contains:
- a CDS encoding polysaccharide deacetylase family protein, which encodes MASSITGSVGQGGINRAEDVRTVQELFNKILSAPLPLSDQVSDELIQAITNFQKAFLSRPDGRIDVNGRTWRELTAAAEKPEREEISGSVGQGGQNSPQDVQVVYALFNKILSRPLAFSDQVSDELIQAIRDLQKNFMSHPDGRIDVGGRTWRRLTTPAGGIGKAVILSFDDGPAPTSALHSILDTLDRHNIKAEFYVLGQEVDSNPSAVKEIANRGHKVQNHSYTHPNLAGLSKSAVRKELEKTQESIKKAAGVTPTKIRPPYGAGGWPPYDRELAAVAKELSLTIQNWDIDTEDWKSPKGIGPAKRAMIDRQFQRKQHQSVFSVLMHVLPDTADDLEDFITQLKQWGFTFAKP